In Methylobacterium sp. WL1, the sequence CCGGTGCCGGAGAAGCGTGGCGCCCGGGCTCTGATGGAAGCGGCACGCGAGCGCCTCGACTGGACCCGGCTGCCCGGCCTGAGCCGGCGCCGGGAGGACACGTCGAGCTATGGCGCGCGGGTGATCCGCCGGGTCGGCCTGTTCGTGCTGCTGCCGACCCTGGTGGTCGGCCTGTACCTGTTCGGCTTCGCCTCCAACCAGTACGTCGCCGAGGCCCAGTTCGCGGTGCGCGGCAACGTCGAGCCGATGGAGAACATCTCGCTCGGCCAGTACACGAACCTGATTCAGAAGCACAACAGCCAGGACAGCTTCATCGTCCGCGACTACATCGAGAGCCAGACGCTGGTCGAGGCTCTGGAAAAAAGCATCGGCATCTCGAAGATGTTCTCCCGCCAAGAGGCGGATTTCTGGGCCCGGTTCGACCCGAAGGATCCGGTCGAGGACCTCACCAAATACTGGCGCAAGCACGTCGAGGCGCATATCGACTCGATCTCGGGCGTGATTCGCCTGTCGGTGCGGGCCTTCACCCCCCAGGACGCCCTGACCATCGCCAACGAGGTGGTGACCCGGGCCGAGGCGCTGATCAACGACATCTCGAAGCGCGCCCAGGCCGACATGGTCAAGCAGGCCCAGGCGGATGCGACGGTGGCGCAGGAGCGCCTGCGCAAGGCGCATCTCGGGCTCCAGAGCTTCCGCAACCAATGGGGCGTGATCGATCCGATCAAGACCGCCGAGGGGACGCTGACCACGCTCACGATCCTGCGCAAGGAGAAGCTCAAGCTCGAGACCGACCTGCAGGTCCTGCGCGGCTCGAACCTCGATGAGCGCTCGCGCTCGATCCAGACGCTGGCCTCCAACATCGCGGCGATCGAGCAGCAGATGAAGACGCTGCAGGACGAGCTGACCAATGCCGGCGCGGCCGCGGGCGGCGGCACCAACCTGACCGAGGCGCTGCTGCAGTACGAGGGCCTTCTGGTCGAGCGGACCATCGCCGAGAAGCTCGAGGAATCGGCGAACGTGCTGCTCGACCGGGCCCGCATCTCGGCCAGCAAGCAGCACATCTTCCTGGCGACCTTCGTGCCGCCGGTCCTGCCGACCGACAGCCTCTACCCCGAGCGGGGCCACAGTCTGATCGTGGCGTTCTTCTGCTTCTTCGTGCTCTGGAGCTCGTCCTCGCTCCTGATCGCTGGCATCCGCGATCAGCGGATGTGAGCCGACGCCGCGGGGTCTGGATCCCGCGGCGCGCGGTCTGTAGAGGGAGACGGCCCGGCCTCCCGGGCCTCCCCTGATCGATGAGCGAAGTCTAACGGTCCATGTCGGATTTCTCCGATCTCGTCGCGAAGGCGATCCAGCCCTCGATGAACCGGGCGGAGCGCGAGGCGGTCTACACGGTGGTGCGCCAGGCCGTGCTCCGCCTGCAGGAGCGCGAGGCGCTGCCCCCGGACGATCCGCGCGTCGCGCTGCAGCGCCACCTCGTCGAGGAGACGATCCGCGACGTGGAGGGCGACGTCGCCCGCTACGAATCCCTGCGCAAACTCGACGCGGCCTTCGCGGCCCAGACCGAGGCGCACAAGACGTCCCGCGGCGGACGCTGACGCGGTTCAGGGCGACGCGGGCGGCGTGATGTCGAACAGCGCGTGGAAATCGCGCCAGCCGGCGGGCGTGACATCGAGCGCCCGCGAGCCCGCCTGCCGCCGCACCCAGCCCCGTTGCAGACTGTGCGCGCAGAGGGCTGCGCCGAGCCGACCGGCGAGATGCGGACGGCGTTCGCTCCAGTCCAGGCACGGCCGGCACAGGAGCTTCGCTGGCCCGCCGGCCGCGACATCGAGTCCGAGGGCCGACAGACGATGCAGGCCCTCCGGCGTGACCACCGCTCCGTCGTCGGCGATCTCGACCCAGCTTCGCGTCACCAGCGCATCGGCGAGCCGGACGCCGAGCCAGCCAGCCATATGATCGTAGCAGGTTCGTGCGAGCCTCAGACGTGGATCCCGCGGTCCCGTCCGGGGCCGAACTGACGCGGCGTCGGAGGCGAGCCGCATGAGGCTTTCCAGCAACTGGGCAACCTCGGGGCTGGCGAGGCGGTGATACCGATGCCGCCCCTGCTTCGACATGGTCACGAGGGACGCCGCCGCCAACTGAGCGAGATGGCCGCTCGCCGTCTGCGGCGTGATCCCGGCGGCCTGCGCGAGTTCGGAGGCCGTCGATGCGCGACCGTCCATCAGGGCTTGCAGCATGGCCACGCGCGCCGGATCGCCCACCAGGGCGCCGACCTGCGCAACCGAGACAGTCGTCACCATCGCTCCACCTCGCACGCCGATCGTAGCGCGTTTCGGACAGCGACAGTTCGGTGTCCACCGAAGCAATCGGGCGGGTTCCTCCGGCATAGGCTTGGCTCGAGCCGGCGATCCCGATGGACGCCGAGGCCGAGCGCGGGGTCACCGGATCGGGCGGCGCTTCCCCGCGTCCAATCCATGTGCCCGCGCAGAGTTTCGAGCATGAACGCCGCATCGCAGTTCTATGGCTGGCGCGTCGTAGCGGCCGCCTTCATCGTCGCGGTGCTCGGCTGGGGCGTCGGATTCTATGGGCCGCCGGTCTATCTGGAAGTGGTCCGTCAGGCTCATGGTTGGCCGATCACCCTGATCTCCGGGGCCGTCACCCTGCATTTCCTGGTGGGCGTCGGCATCATCGCCAATCTGCCCGCGCTGCATCGGCGTTTCGGCGTGCCCGCCATCACCTTTGCAGGCGCCGTGTTGCTGGCCCTCGGTGTCTTGGGATGGTCCTGGTCCGAAAGCCCCTGGCAGCTCTATGGCGCCGCGCTGCTGAGCGGCGCGGGCTGGCCGGCGCTCGGTGCCGCCGCCATCAATGCGATGATCGCCCCGTGGTTCGTCACGAAACGTCCGGCTGCGTTGAGCATGGCCTATAACGGCGCCAGCATCGGCGGGGTCGTGTTCTCTCCGCTCTGGGTTGCGCTGATCGGCTGGGTCGGCTTTCCGGCGGCAGCCTTGATCGTCGGCGCCGTCATGGTCGGCACCGTCGGGCTGCTCGCCTTGATCGTGTTCCCTCAGACCCCGGCTGCCAGGGGCCAAGGTCCCGATGGTGATGCGGGCACGGTCGAACGCACGGCGATCGACGACACGGCCTTGCACCTCACAGGACGTCTGACGCGCGACCGGGCCTTCCTGACGTTGAGTCTCGGCATGGCCTTGGCGCTGTTCGCGCAGATCGGCCTGATCGCCCAGTTCGTCTCCGTACTCGTGCCGGCCCTGGGCACCCAAGGGGCGGGCCTGGCGGCCGGGCTCTCCACCGCCGCGGCCATCGCTGGGCGGATGCTCGTCGGCTGGTGCATGCCGGCCGGTGCGGATCGCCGCGCCGTCGCCGCGCTCAACCTGCTGATCCAGGCGCTGGGCTGCGGTGTGCTGATCCTGTCCGGCAGCACCGACGTCCCCCTGCTCCTCGTCGGGATCGTCCTCGTCGGGTTCGGCATCGGCAATGCGACCTCGCTGCCGCCGCTCATCGCGCAGGTCGAGTTCGCACGGGCCGATGCGCCGCGGGTGGTCGCGCTGATCGTGGCGGTCTCGCAGGCCGCCTACGCCTTCGCCCCGGCCCTGTTCGGCTTGCTGAGGCAGCTCGGATCGGACAACGCGATCTTCTGGGCCGCCGCCGCTATCCAGCTCGCGGCAAGCGGTGCCTATCTTGGAGGTCGCCGCGCGTGCAAGCTGCGACCGGGCGCAATCCGGCCGCTTCCAAGCGCGTGATACGGCCGTCCGTCCGAGAGGAGGCTCAGCCGTAAGCTGCGCTCGCCCGGGCGGCGCCGGGCTCGGCCACGTCGAGGCCGGCCGAGACGTACTCGTTGAGCTTGTTGCGCAGGGTCCGGATCGAGATGCCGAGGATCTTGGCCGCATGGGTGCGGTTGCCGAGGCAATGGTCGAGGGTGTCGAGGATCAGGTCGCATTCGACCTGCGCCACGGTCCGGCCGACCAGGCCGCGGGTGGCGGCTTCCGCGGCCTGCACGGCACGACCGGCTGGGCCTGCCGTGGCGATCGCCTCGCCATCCGGCGACAGGATCGCGTCGGGGCCGATCTCGGGCCCGGAGGCCAGAAGCACCGCCCGGTGCAGGGTGTTCTCGAGTTCGCGCACGTTCCCGCGCCAGGGGTTCTTCACCACCAGCGCCCGCGCCTCGGCGCTGAGGGCGCGGGCCGGGACGCCGTTCACCTCGGCGTATTTCCGGGCGAAGTGGGCGGCGAGTTCGAGGATGTCGGCCGGCCGGTCGCGCAGGGCGGGCAGCTTCAGCGAGACGACGTTGAGGCGGTAGAACAGGTCCTCGCGGAACGTCCCCTTGCGGACCTCCTCCATCAGGTTGCGGTTCGAGGTCGCCAGCACGCGGATGTCGACCCGCACCGGGGCGGTGCCGCCGACCCGGTCGATCACCCGCTCCTGCAGGGCCCGCAGCAGCTTCGACTGCAGGCGCACATCCATCTCGGAGATCTCGTCGAGCAGCAGGGTGCCGCCGTTGGCCTCCTCGAACCGGCCGATCCGTCGGGCGACCGCCCCGGTGAACGCCCCCTTCTCGTGGCCGAACAGCTCGGATTCGAGCAGCGCCTCGGGGATCGCCGCGCAATTGACCGAGACGAACGGCTTGCCGGCCCGGTGCGACTTCAGGTGGACGTGGCGGGCCAGCACCTCCTTGCCGGTGCCGCTCTCGCCGGTGATCAGCACGGAAGCCTCGGAGGGGGCGACCTGCTCGGCGAGCTTGACCACCCGCTCCATCGCCGGATCGCGCCACACGAAGGCCGCGCGGTCGGAGGCGACCGCCTCCAGCACCGCGGCGATCAGCTCGGGATCGGGCGGCAGCGGGATGTATTCCTTGGCGCCTGCCCGGATCGCCGCGACGGCGGTCTGGGCGTCAGCCGAGACCCCGCAGGCCACGACCGGGGTGCGGATCCGCTCGGCCTCTAGGGCGTCGACGAGGTCGCGCACCGCCAGCGACACGTCGATCATGATCAGGTCGGCGCCCTTGGCGCGCAGGACGTTGAGGCCCTGCGGGATCGCGTCCGCCTGCGTGACGGAGGCGCCGCGCCGCATCGCGATCTTGGAGGCGGTGATCAGCTCGCCGTTGAGCCGCCCGATCATCAGGAGCCGCATGGTTCGTCCCTCTCAAACATCGTGGCGCGGAGCGCGGGCCGCCTCGGCAAGGCGACGGTCTCCGCCGCAGATCAAAAAACTATTCGCCCTTGACGATCTCGGTCATCGTCACGCCGAGCCGGTCCTCGACGAGGACGACCTCGCCGCGGGCGACGAGTCGGTTGTTGACGAACACGTCGATCGCCTCGCCGACCTTCCGGTCGAGTTCGAGCACGGCGCCGGGGGCGAGCCGGAGCAGGTCGCCGATCGGCATGCGGGAGGAGCCGAGCACCGCCGAGACCATCACGGGCACGTCGAACAGCTGCTCCAGGTCGGCGGCCGTCTTCGGGGTCGTGGGCGTGTCGCGGATCGAGCCCGCGGCGTAGTCGGGGTCGTTCTCGCCGAGCTGGGGCAGGCTGAAATCGTCGGACATCCGGGCTCCTTACGGGGTCGGTGGCAGGCCGAGGGCGTCGGCGACGGCGGCCTCGATGCGGGCGCGCTCGCGCACGATGCCGCCGTCGGCCCATTCGATGCGGGCGTCGCCCGCGTGCATGTCGGGATCGCCCAGCACCACGAGGCGGCCCTCGTAGCCGCGTTCGCGGGCGAGCCGCTTCACCAGGGTTTCCGCTTCCTCGACCAGGCCGTCATGCACGCGCACCACCAGGTGGGGCACGCCGCGCAGGTGCTGGAGCGCCGCCCGGGCAGCCTCGCCGATGCTGGCGAGCGGGGCGGCGTCGAGCGCCTCGCCGGCGACCTTCCGGGCGATCAGCACCGCGACCTCGACCGCCTGCGCCTCGCGCTCGGCCTCGTGCGCGTCGGCCCGGGCCAGGAGGGCGGTGGCGGCCTCGGCCAGGTGGTTCAGCGCGGCGGCGAGCCGGCCCTGGATCTGGGACTCGGCCTGGACCAAGCCCTCCTGGATGCCGCGGGCATGGGCCTCCACCTCAGCGCGGGCGGCCGCATCGGCGGCGCGCTGGGCCGCCGCGCTCGGGCGCGGGCTGCGGAAGTCGGTCTCGAACAGGAACGGCTTCGCGATCTGGGGCGAGGAGGCGTTCAATAGACCAGCTCCTCCTCGGCGCTGTTCTTGGCGATCATGATTTCGCCCTTCTCGGCCAGATCCTTGGCGACCTCGGTCATCTTCGTTTGCGCCTCATCGACCTCCTTGAGGCGGACCGGGCCGAGCGAAGCCATCTCGTCCGTCAGGTTCTTGGCGGCCCGGGTCGACATCTGCCTCATGAAGAAGGCCCGGGTCGGCTCGTTGGCGCCCTTGAGCGCCAGGCACAGGGTCGCGCCGTCGATCCTCTGCATCAGGGTCTGGACGCTGCCCGGATCGAGCTTCAGCAGATCCTCGAAGGTGAACATCAGCTCGCGGATGCGCTTGGCCGAGCCGCGATTGGCCTGGTCCAGGGCGGCCAGGAACCGGCCCTCGGTCTGGCGGTCGAAGGCGTTGAACACGTCCGCCATCATCTCGTGGGCGTCGCGGCGCTGGGTCTGCGCGATGGTCGAGACGAACTCGACCCGCAGGGTCTCCTCGATGTGGCGCAGGGCCTCCTTCTGCACCGTCTCCATGCGGAGCATCCGGTTCAGGACGTCGATGGCGAAGTCCTCCGGCAGGATGGTGAGCACCTTGGCGGCGTAGTCCGCCCGCACCCGCGACAGCACCACCGCCACGGTCTGCGGGTACTCGTTGCGCAGGAACGAAGCCAGGATCTCCGGGTCGACCTGGGCGATCGAGGCCCAGACGCGCTTGCCCGAGGCGCCCTTGATCTCGGCCATGATCAGCGAGACCTGATCGGACGGGAAGATCTTCAGCAGCAGCGCCTCGGTGCGCTCGAAATTCGACGAGATGCCGCCGCTGTTGCTGAGCTTCGTCACGAACTCGATGATCAGCTTCTCGACAGTGGCGACCTCCAGCGTGCCGAGCTGGACCATCGCGTGGCTGACCTTCTTGACCTCCTCCTCCTCCAGCATCTGCCAGATCTGGGCGCCTTCGGCCTCGCCGAGCATCAGCAGCAGCGCGGCCGCGCGCTGCGGGCCGGGCATCGTCGCGAAGGCGTCGCCGCCCTCGGCCGTCAGGGAATTCGCCAGACCTGCCGCCATCGTTCGTCCCCGATCCTCGACGCGCTACTCTTCTTGGATCCAGGTGCGCAGCACCTCGACGGTCTCGGCCGGGCTGGCCCGGACCATGTCGACGACCCGCTGCACCGTGTCGGCCTGGATCTGGCCGTTGATCTTCGCGAACTCCATCAGCCGGGCGGTCGGGTTGTCCCGCTCGATCAGCGTGACCGCGGCGCCCGCGCCGGCCGCCGCCGCGGCGTCGCCGAGGCCGCTGGGCCCCGCGAGCGCCGGGGCGGCGCCCGGGACCGGCGCCAGCACCTGCCGGACCAGCGGCCGCACCACCGTGAGCAGGACGATCAGCGTCAGGAGCGCCAGCACGGAGAGTTCGGCCATGCGCAGCACGTCCTCCTTGGTCGGTGCCAGCAGCGACTGGATCAGGGTCGGCTCGCTGAATTGCGGCAGGCTCGGCGCCTCGGCGAAGCGCAGGTTCACCACCTCGATCTGGTCGCCGCGCGCCTTGTCGAAGCCGACCGCGCTGCGCACCAGGGCGGTGATCCGCTCGATCTCGGCCGGCGGGCGCGGCGTGTAGGTCTGCTTGCCGTCGGGGGTGGTGGCGTAGATCCCGTCGACCACCACGGCGACCGACAGGCGCTTGACCCGGCCGCCCTCGGCGATCTCGGTCTTGGTGACCTTCGAGATCTCGTAGTTGGTGGTCTCTTCGTTCTTGTTGGTCGCGTCCTTCGGGGCGGGTGGCTTGTCGCCGCCGTTGGCGCCGGGCAGCTCGTTGCCCACCGTGACCTGCCCGTCGGCGTTGCCGGTGACGGCCGATTCTGTCCGCGTCTGGGCCGAGCGCACGACCCGGCTCTCCGGGTCGAAGGTCTCGGACCGGCTCTCGATCCGGTTGAGGTCCAGCTCGGCGTTGACCTGGACCCGGGCCCGGCCGGGGCCGACGATGCCGGCGACGACATCCTCGATCTGGCCGCGCAGGCGCCGCTCCAGACCGAGCTGCCGGTCCTCGAAGCCGCTGGCGGCGTTGGCGTCGGCGTCCTTGGCGCCGTCGGCCAGGAGCCGGCCGCGCTCGTCGACGATCGAGACCCGCTCGGGCTTCAGGCCCTCCACGGCGGAGGCTGCGAGGTGGCGGATCGCCCGCACCTGCCCGGCATCGAGTTCGCCCATCAGCTTCAGGACGATGGCCGCGCTCGGGTTCTCCCGGTCGCGCTCGAACAGGCGCCGCTCGGGCAGGACCAGGTGAACGCGGGCCGCCTGGACCCGGCCGATCGCCCGGATCGAGCGGGCGAGCTCGCCTTCGAGCGCCCGCAGGTGG encodes:
- the fliN gene encoding flagellar motor switch protein FliN; protein product: MSDDFSLPQLGENDPDYAAGSIRDTPTTPKTAADLEQLFDVPVMVSAVLGSSRMPIGDLLRLAPGAVLELDRKVGEAIDVFVNNRLVARGEVVLVEDRLGVTMTEIVKGE
- a CDS encoding MFS transporter, whose amino-acid sequence is MLGWGVGFYGPPVYLEVVRQAHGWPITLISGAVTLHFLVGVGIIANLPALHRRFGVPAITFAGAVLLALGVLGWSWSESPWQLYGAALLSGAGWPALGAAAINAMIAPWFVTKRPAALSMAYNGASIGGVVFSPLWVALIGWVGFPAAALIVGAVMVGTVGLLALIVFPQTPAARGQGPDGDAGTVERTAIDDTALHLTGRLTRDRAFLTLSLGMALALFAQIGLIAQFVSVLVPALGTQGAGLAAGLSTAAAIAGRMLVGWCMPAGADRRAVAALNLLIQALGCGVLILSGSTDVPLLLVGIVLVGFGIGNATSLPPLIAQVEFARADAPRVVALIVAVSQAAYAFAPALFGLLRQLGSDNAIFWAAAAIQLAASGAYLGGRRACKLRPGAIRPLPSA
- a CDS encoding winged helix-turn-helix domain-containing protein, yielding MVTTVSVAQVGALVGDPARVAMLQALMDGRASTASELAQAAGITPQTASGHLAQLAAASLVTMSKQGRHRYHRLASPEVAQLLESLMRLASDAASVRPRTGPRDPRLRLARTCYDHMAGWLGVRLADALVTRSWVEIADDGAVVTPEGLHRLSALGLDVAAGGPAKLLCRPCLDWSERRPHLAGRLGAALCAHSLQRGWVRRQAGSRALDVTPAGWRDFHALFDITPPASP
- a CDS encoding flagellar motor switch protein FliG → MAAGLANSLTAEGGDAFATMPGPQRAAALLLMLGEAEGAQIWQMLEEEEVKKVSHAMVQLGTLEVATVEKLIIEFVTKLSNSGGISSNFERTEALLLKIFPSDQVSLIMAEIKGASGKRVWASIAQVDPEILASFLRNEYPQTVAVVLSRVRADYAAKVLTILPEDFAIDVLNRMLRMETVQKEALRHIEETLRVEFVSTIAQTQRRDAHEMMADVFNAFDRQTEGRFLAALDQANRGSAKRIRELMFTFEDLLKLDPGSVQTLMQRIDGATLCLALKGANEPTRAFFMRQMSTRAAKNLTDEMASLGPVRLKEVDEAQTKMTEVAKDLAEKGEIMIAKNSAEEELVY
- a CDS encoding capsule biosynthesis protein — encoded protein: MSFDDVKDDTREGELVTFAPSTMTELRHGAETIRPVPEKRGARALMEAARERLDWTRLPGLSRRREDTSSYGARVIRRVGLFVLLPTLVVGLYLFGFASNQYVAEAQFAVRGNVEPMENISLGQYTNLIQKHNSQDSFIVRDYIESQTLVEALEKSIGISKMFSRQEADFWARFDPKDPVEDLTKYWRKHVEAHIDSISGVIRLSVRAFTPQDALTIANEVVTRAEALINDISKRAQADMVKQAQADATVAQERLRKAHLGLQSFRNQWGVIDPIKTAEGTLTTLTILRKEKLKLETDLQVLRGSNLDERSRSIQTLASNIAAIEQQMKTLQDELTNAGAAAGGGTNLTEALLQYEGLLVERTIAEKLEESANVLLDRARISASKQHIFLATFVPPVLPTDSLYPERGHSLIVAFFCFFVLWSSSSLLIAGIRDQRM
- the fliF gene encoding flagellar basal-body MS-ring/collar protein FliF, with amino-acid sequence MKPVLDLVSKLGPARIAAMAAVTLTLIGFFAFIILRVSRPDMGVLFSDLSMQDSAAVIRELDSRGIRYESKGDTGQTIMAPRGDLARLRMDLAGKGLPVQGGVGYEIFDKGDAFSSTNFVQNVNHLRALEGELARSIRAIGRVQAARVHLVLPERRLFERDRENPSAAIVLKLMGELDAGQVRAIRHLAASAVEGLKPERVSIVDERGRLLADGAKDADANAASGFEDRQLGLERRLRGQIEDVVAGIVGPGRARVQVNAELDLNRIESRSETFDPESRVVRSAQTRTESAVTGNADGQVTVGNELPGANGGDKPPAPKDATNKNEETTNYEISKVTKTEIAEGGRVKRLSVAVVVDGIYATTPDGKQTYTPRPPAEIERITALVRSAVGFDKARGDQIEVVNLRFAEAPSLPQFSEPTLIQSLLAPTKEDVLRMAELSVLALLTLIVLLTVVRPLVRQVLAPVPGAAPALAGPSGLGDAAAAAGAGAAVTLIERDNPTARLMEFAKINGQIQADTVQRVVDMVRASPAETVEVLRTWIQEE
- a CDS encoding FliH/SctL family protein, which translates into the protein MNASSPQIAKPFLFETDFRSPRPSAAAQRAADAAARAEVEAHARGIQEGLVQAESQIQGRLAAALNHLAEAATALLARADAHEAEREAQAVEVAVLIARKVAGEALDAAPLASIGEAARAALQHLRGVPHLVVRVHDGLVEEAETLVKRLARERGYEGRLVVLGDPDMHAGDARIEWADGGIVRERARIEAAVADALGLPPTP
- a CDS encoding sigma-54 dependent transcriptional regulator; its protein translation is MRLLMIGRLNGELITASKIAMRRGASVTQADAIPQGLNVLRAKGADLIMIDVSLAVRDLVDALEAERIRTPVVACGVSADAQTAVAAIRAGAKEYIPLPPDPELIAAVLEAVASDRAAFVWRDPAMERVVKLAEQVAPSEASVLITGESGTGKEVLARHVHLKSHRAGKPFVSVNCAAIPEALLESELFGHEKGAFTGAVARRIGRFEEANGGTLLLDEISEMDVRLQSKLLRALQERVIDRVGGTAPVRVDIRVLATSNRNLMEEVRKGTFREDLFYRLNVVSLKLPALRDRPADILELAAHFARKYAEVNGVPARALSAEARALVVKNPWRGNVRELENTLHRAVLLASGPEIGPDAILSPDGEAIATAGPAGRAVQAAEAATRGLVGRTVAQVECDLILDTLDHCLGNRTHAAKILGISIRTLRNKLNEYVSAGLDVAEPGAARASAAYG